The genomic window ATCTAGCATCAATCGTATCTAATTGAAGAACAGTTAGCATAATCTCATATAACTAGATTCTAAAACTTAAAGACACTGTAAGGATATTTCTACAATAGTTCTCTCAATTCCTCACGGGTTAATTAGCAGTCACGTAGTATCTGAGCTAACAAACCAGAACCCATTGTTTCACCAGGATGCACCAATAAACTCTAGTGCTTGAGTGTGTTCTTGTTCAACTTCTAAGCAAAGTTCAATAGCTTCTTTAATACGCTCCATCAGTTCGTCTAAAGATTTAGCTTGGGTGTGACATCCAGCTAGAGTAGGTACGGAAGCAACAAAGTAACCATCAGAGTCCCGTTCTATGACCACGTTAAATTCTCTTGTCATATTGAAATCTTTGCTTAATCGGGTAATGTAATTTTAGCTAGCTTTTCACGTAGGGTGCGTGACGCTGCGAAAATATTGCAACGTAGTCATGAGACTGATAGCGTCACGCACCAACTATCGACTGTGAAACTTGCGTAAGTCCTGATAAGTTAATCTAGCGGCAAAGATATTACGACAGTTTAAATGTTGTGAACGACAGCTTATTGATTCATAAATGCGCTTAAAGTGTCGTAACGACAACTTTAATATTTCTCATGACTGATAGAACTTTCACTAACAACGGTGCGATGTTGTGCGCTGATGTTTAGTTTTACATCGAAAATATCCCCATTTTGACAAAATCAGGAAAGTTGTACAGTAAACTTGTA from Nostoc sp. UHCC 0870 includes these protein-coding regions:
- a CDS encoding type II toxin-antitoxin system HicB family antitoxin — encoded protein: MTREFNVVIERDSDGYFVASVPTLAGCHTQAKSLDELMERIKEAIELCLEVEQEHTQALEFIGASW